GATCGCCTGGTCGAAGGCCTGGCCGAGGGTGATGCCGATATCCTCGACGGTGTGATGAGCGTCGATATGCAGGTCGCCGTGGGCGCGAAGCTCGATGTCGATCAGCCCATGGCGGGCGATCTGGTCGAGCATGTGGTCGAGAAACCCGACGCCGGTTGCGGCGACGAGGTGCCCCTCGCCGTCGAGATTGATCGTCGCCGTGATCTGCGTCTCGGAGGTGTCGCGAGACACCGTGGCGATTCGCTCGGACATGTAGGGCTCTCCCTTCCGGGCGCTCGCGCGCCGGGCAATGATGTGGCGGGCCGGTATCGCGCCGTTGGCTGCAGCGCTCGGCACGTCGTAAGGCCAACCGAGCCTGTCATTATAGAGAATCGCAGCGGCCATCCGCTACAATACGCCAACGATGGGAGCGATACGACGGCGTCCCTGGCCACGGAGAGGATGCATGCCAGTCACCCTGGAACGACTCGATCATGCCCGCTGGACGGCGGACGCCGAGGCTGGCGCGGAGCTGTCGCGCATCTATCAGGATGCCTCGCCGGAGCTGCTGCCGGTGCCCGCCGAGGCGTTCGTGCGCGGGCATCTCGAGAGCGGCGGCGAATTCTACTGCGCGCGCTTCAACGGCCGTCTGCTAGCGGCGGTCGGCCTGCGCCGCGAGCCGGGCGCCTGGTGGTTGTCGCATTTCTGCGTTCGCGAGGCGACGCGCCGCCGCGGTGTCGGCTCGCGGCTGATGGCGCTGGTCGCCGCGGCGGCCGGCGACGCCGCGTTACGTATCGAGACCGACCAGCTGCCGCTGGAAAGCCAGCTGCTGCTGGTACGGCTGGGTTACCGGCTCGAAGAGAACGGTGCCTATTTCGAGTTCATGATCCCTGCTTCTGGAGGAAGCCAATGAAGAGGTTGGTGCGAATACTGCTCGCAGCCG
The genomic region above belongs to Halomonas zincidurans B6 and contains:
- a CDS encoding acetyl-CoA sensor PanZ family protein, whose product is MPVTLERLDHARWTADAEAGAELSRIYQDASPELLPVPAEAFVRGHLESGGEFYCARFNGRLLAAVGLRREPGAWWLSHFCVREATRRRGVGSRLMALVAAAAGDAALRIETDQLPLESQLLLVRLGYRLEENGAYFEFMIPASGGSQ